Part of the Phocoena phocoena chromosome 8, mPhoPho1.1, whole genome shotgun sequence genome, cataaaatcaTTGTGCATTTTACAAGCATACATAAACAGTTTCTAATTACATTAAAAGTGATAACAATGTAAGGTTGAAGgatatattgaaaaaataaaagtaaaccttTTACAGAGTGGTGTTGAAAATATGCTATAAAGTAAGACTCTGCTTGAATTTCAAAATTATCATCATTATGCTCGtcactgaaacaaaaacagaacagtgGAAGTAATGTATACATCTTTCTCTTGGATATGGGAGTACAGAATACATACTCCTTTTGTTTGCCCAGAATCTGAACAAgttgaaaaatatatcaaatttatACAGAGGAGAAATTGTTAATCCAAACAATGATAAAGTCTGCCCTACTTCTTTTACTAATTTCTTaatcctctaagcactgctttatcATTTGCTAGTCCTAATTGCATTTTTCTCACATATTGACCTATGTACTCTAAGTGACACAAGCATTTAGTGTAGGCCAgtggcggggttggggggtgtcAGTTATCAATTGTCTCTTGATTCTTAATCCACTCTTAATTGCCCATATTGTGATGATGGATGTAGACTCTAATAGAAGCTCTCCTTTTCAAGTTGGCACGATGTTAAGTTTTGTTAGTAGAGTGTTCTGGAGAGGCACTGAAGGAGGAAGGGGATTCTCTTTCTAGTTCTGCTGTGATTCTCTAGTCAGGATGCTGCAACCATCTCTGTCTCTACAGTTCCAGGCTTCAGCAAGATGCTCAGCTTCTCCAGGGCCAGCTTCCAGCAATACACATGGCTTTGCAGCAGTGGACTACTAAGGCAGGATCTCAGGTAAATGGCTCCCTCTGACACCCCAGGAGTGATTTTGTAATCCAGAGTTgcttttctggaattttctcaTGAATCATTTCTCCCGTTATACCCCCAGGCAGTTTCATAGGAACATCTGAGGTGCAGTTCCTCCTCATGGGTGGCTGCCCCTAGCACCCCAGGGAACAGattttcaataaatgctgctgACATGGCACTTCCCAATGGATGGATGCCTATGTACCTCACTTCAGGTAGCTTTGCAGCCtgaaatttttttcaaccatGCATTGAGCCTTGGGCATGCTCTCTCTCAAGAGATCTGGGGAAAAGACCTCTCTCATATTGTTCCTTACTTGAATGCTCTATCTCAGCACTAGGAACAGTGCCTGCTTCCTATATCTTCTATTCTTAGCGATTTAGAGTCCTCTTTACTCCTCAGTAATCAGTCTTCCAGTTCTCCAATCTCTTGTTATAATTAACAATGTgatttctttctcccagctggacCCCAACTGGTACATTCAGCTGTGGCTATTCAGGAATGAACAAATCACACATATCACTGAATGTAAGAGGTTGGGGAGTGGGGCATGGCTTGTACCAGACAAGAAATAATATTTctagtcttccctggtggtgcagtggttaagaatccgcctgccagtgcaggggacacaggctcgagccctggtccgggaggatcccacgtgccgtggagcaactaagcccgtgcatcacaactactgagcctgcattctagagcccacaggccacaactactgaagcccgcacacctagagcccgtgctccacaacaagagaagccaccgcagtgagaagcctgtgcaccacaacgaagagtagcccccgctcaccgcaactagagaaagcccgtgcacagcaacaaagacccaacgcagccaaaaataaataaattaaaaatatatatatttttggttatgttttttctctttaatgagACAATTCTTTCAGGTATCGTCATCGGTATCAATGATGCCACTTCTACccatattattcataataattataacaaaaatactaTTTAGTTTACATTTGCTGAGCTGTGTGTCAGGCTATGTGAAGTGCCAGATGTTGCAATGAACTTTTTTGtgcactttatctcatttaatccttaaaatcaCACCTTAAGAATGATATCATTTTGggtattttacaggtaagaaaaatgAAGTTCAGCAAAGTTAGCTAATTTTTCACAAGGTCAGAGCTAATAAGTAGCAGGGTTTTTTTTCAATCCAGGCTGTCTGATTTCAAAATTATGTTCTGAACTGTTATACTATCTTACTTTACTTGTCAATTAGCAGTGCAAGCATCTCATGAATAATGAGACTGTATCCTCTTGTttgtgagtttttaattttaaatatatcccCCACAGTGTTCACCAAAATTCATATACTCTTCTATTCAAATTCATATTCATAgcctattctattctattccattccagGCAGTTTTGCTTCAattctctttcttatttacttGAAATTCTCAGAATACACAAACACATTATTCATCGATGATTTGGTGTACGTtatcctccctttcttttctggtttttttcctcttctcttttggaCAAGTATCTACTTATCTTTATCACCCATTTCATACCAAGAGCTTCACTCTCTGATCTCATAAAGCCTTGTATACACTCATTTATAGTCACTTGTTATATGCATTACCTTCAGAATCTTCCCAACTAGATTCAGAATTGGGATGCAGCAGGGGACAAGGATTACttgaaatttatatattatttccagAATCAAGCATCCACATAAGTGGCtattgaataataaaattaaattggcATGTGTTGCTGCTGGTAACACTACGTTAATAACTACAAAGGCAGAGAAACCATCAGAGACAGGATAAGGAAGAGAGCAGACCTCCAATCACTTCTGGATGTAGATGTTAAACCATCTTGAGGAAAATGGAATTCCATTTGGTGTAAGACCATGAAAGAATTACAAGACAGCAGTGAATATCAAGCCACAAAAGCCCCTTTTTACATTGTCTTCAGTCCTATATTTATCACAGTATTACAATACAAGGGAAGAGGTAGCAAATCTACTTCCCCCTGGTTTCTGTCCTTCATGCGGATCTTTATAAGGTGACAGAGGAAACTAGGATAAGAGCGGTCAAAGGAGGAGGAGCAATAAGGACagtaaaatacataaggaaaatctTAGAAGAACAGTGGTGTCTTTAGGCAGAAGAACTTAGTGGAATTATGGCTGTTAGGTTCTGGACaattaaagagagagaagacatttACAAGGAaggctaaataaaataattggtttAAATAAAACATAGCAATGATCTAACTCCCAAATCAAACTGCAACTTGAATTCTTTAAGGGAAAGTAAGAATAAGCAGCAGAGTCTGTTTTCCACTTATATTAGCTGTTTACAACAACTCCTGTCATGGAGTCCAAGATAGAGATATATTTTCCCAAGGTCTCAACTAGCCCCTTATTTCTTTATGACTTAAATGCCTGCCCTCCCATGTGAGAGACATCTGAGTGAGAGATGTGAAGTAATTTAAATACACCAgtgcaatgaaaataaatgtttttattaggcAGAGACCAGATGCTCAaaactcttctttatttttctgtatccaGATTTTGGGCTCTGAGGACAAAAAGGTCTTTCCTGAAAATCAGGAAAGGGAGCTTAGTGGTAATTGTGGGCCAGGGCATTAGCCACACCAGGCGCCACCTTGTGATAGGCAGCCTGCAACTCCGGGGTGAATTCATTTTTCAGGTTCTCAGCCAGCACAACCACCAGCACGTTGCCCAGGAGCTGTGTGGAAGAGTCGAGAAACGAGGGCATGGTTATAGAGGGACCCAGCTCGGACTCAGCATCTTTCAGCCTCATCACAAACTGTGCCcctataatataatataattatgaCATTCATCCAGAGATGTGTGGTTTTATCATCTGtttcaaaaattacttttcaGTTAGAACACTTTTGTACATGCTCTAGTGTTCAATTTTAATTCCCCAAGTAGATCATTTCAGCAATCTAATCTATATATTTCTAGATAAAGCAGTTATTATTTACTCTTCTCTCCCAGATACACAATATCTTAGTTACCACAATTTTGGCATTCttccaaaaataataaagtaaaataaaatataacaaactaaattaaataaatacaattaaataaaacaaaaatgctcCATGAAGAgcagaactcatagaaacagaggtCACACACACAGAATAGTTTAAGAATAGTATGGTTtaactcatttaaaaagaaacaaagtcataTTTCTGTctgtaaaacaataaattaagTATAACCATAACTTTGATAAAGGAATTATATTCTAATTATTACAGAACAGTTAATGTCTCAGTTAGTAACTTCCTTATCAATATTTCCCCTATTGGGCTCAGATTTTCATTCAGAATTAGCTTTGCTTACCTCATAAGTGGGCTACGGTACTGACATATCAAGAGCAAAGGGACAGTCTCTCCCAAGTTAAATTTGGAACTGTACATCTTAAGAGGCAGAATCTTGGCTTCAGTCTGGAAACTGTTTACAAATATGTAAGGCATTAAATCCGAAAGCCAAACCTTCAGGGCCCTTCTCTGAGGCTCAAGAGATGGATAATCTAGAATGTTATGCTGAATTCCCTTGACAttaaattagtttattttaaaatgattatggAACATAACGCACAGTATTAGTtacttcactctctctctcatcgccttccttctcccctcccctccctttccctctctctctgactctctggctctggctctctctccttgcctcctctcgctttccatctctctttcttccaCACACATACCCCATCTTCATGAACACATACTGAACGTAGTCTATAAAGCAACATGGTAGCAGAAAATAGAAATAACCGTTGGGTAACTTATCacataaaattgaaatcaaataTTAAGGGATTAATTTTACTCCTAGACTTTTACAGAAGCTCCACTTTAACAAGGAATGAAAGCATATAACAAGCTGCCAGAGTCTCCTTCCATCCCTTGACCTCCTCACTCCCGACGTGGAGACACCAACACCTAGTATATAGTCATTGTTTGAGCTGGATCCAAGTCTTATCCCAGTGATGTTCTCTTGAATTCTCCAGTATTGGAGATTTTCAGGCCCAACTTCTTGTCTAGATTCATTGGCCAGTTTCAGAGGTGAAGGAACAAAAGAGAGTGTAGTAAGtctttatatagtttttattttttatgaccaTTTAGAGGGAAGAATGGtactttctttcctcatttccaGATCGTGAAACCCACAGCCTCTCTTACCCTCTTTCTAATCCTTTGAAAATCTCTTTGTCTCCTAAGGTCTGATTCTTATGATGACTTTTCTGTGCTCAGGAGTGTGAAAGGAAACTTCCTAAAATTCTCCTGAGGCTCCTCTGCTTCTGGGATGTAACCAGGTGGTTCTTAAACATACTGTTGGGATGTAGAGCATTctcagtgcctactgtgtgcaatGACctgagaagaaacaaataaatacttaaaaaatcttCTGCCTTCAGTTAATTCACAATATAGCGGTGAAACAGTAAACTGTAATGCATTGTCTATAACCTGGTGGTAAAACAGAATTATTATAAAAACACCTTTTATAGATGGAAGCAACATGTTCTGTTTCAGGTAGTCAGGTAAGTCTAAAATTAATCAACAGGAACATGATATAGATTTAAAGAAATGCATGTAAGTTAGAAGGTTCTCTAAATCCTTCTAATGttacatttgacaaaattaatgCTCAAAGATACTTCATTACCTATGATGACACACACAGCAAATGTCTGATGAGTGGTTTATTTTCCTATATGCTTCCTCAGTGGTTTACTTTCTTTGTGCATTAACACAAAGAAACCCTATGCAATGGTCTATTGTTTGGATTGTCCTCTACTCCCAGGAGTTCTAAGAcaagaaataattattcattcattgattacTTCATTTAATAAGTATACAGTTACTGTCTATGGAGGACCTACTGTAAAAGGCACAGTAGTCACGTAGGATAGTACAAAATACGCAGAAACGTTTATACAGCACGGAGGGTGAGTGTGCTTGATaggaagaaaagtgaaaagtGGGTGAAGGTGGGTGGAGTGTATGGAAAAATTTCCTTCGGCAATACTGGAAAGCTCATTGAGACCAGGGTCAAAAGATATGTGAGCAGGTGGAATGTGAGCACTGAACTTTTACCTCAAAAGGGAGGGTAGGGTTAATTTTGAGGTCTTTTAGGGCAATTGGGAGAGGGAGGTTATGCCTTAGAACAGGAACATCTGATGTAGTATAGCATTGCTGCCTACAGCATGCAAGCAAGAGAAGTAGGAAAAAAGGAGACATAACAAGACTTTGAGCAATCATTATGTCTCTGACTGAGCACATTATTTTTTGAGTAATTACTGAAAATGGATCAGAGCATTAACCTGAAGTTTCTCTCTTAGGTTTGAGGTCTACCATAGAGCCCCTGTAATGCCGGTATCCTCTCTATATTTCAAGCCTTCTTGACAGTTTTTATGCTTTAAGATAGACGTTTCATCCATTACTGACTGTGTATGGCccccttccttttctcatttcccttgACCTTGACAAAGGCACCCTATCTGCAGACCTTCAGGGACCTTCCCATATCCTTAGGGAAAGAAATGAGTAAAAGGAATCAGGAAATTGTGCTGAAAGTTCTTTATTAGGCAGAAGCCATACCCTTGAGTGTAGACATTATTTCCCCAAGTTCAGAAAATAGAATCTAGGGAAATATGGTCTTCCGATGGTCACCAAGAAATAGGCCAGGATCTCAATGGTACTTGTGGGCCAAGGCAGTAGCCACACCGGCCACCACCTTCTGATAGGCAGACTGAAGCTCCGGGGTGAATTCCTTGCCAAAGTGGCGAGCCAGCACAACCACCAGCACGTTGCCTAGGAGCTGTGTGGAAGAGATAAAATGCAAGAGCATGGTTAGTAGAGGGACCCAGCTTAGAGTATTTAAGTCTCATCCCAAACTGTGTCCCTAGGGTATAAGCAGAAAGGTAGCTGAAGTGTAGGTGTTACTACTGATGTGAACCCATCCATATCAGCctgaatttatatttagaaatgtttctctctttctgccttaatCCAGaacgtgttttcatttttattctttaggaCCATTTCAAGAAGCAATACAACATTTTATCCTCCTTCCTTCAAAGGGAAGAGATAAGAGGAAaatattaattaacattttttaagtggataaaaaaagaaagtcttctttaaaaattagacaCTCAAAATAAAGTGTGATTTAAAAAGGAGAAGGCATTGCAAGAGAACAAACAGAGGAGAACAAGAATGAATAAGAGGGGGTGATGGTTGTGAGCAAACAGGGtaaaataaagtacaataaagaaaatggtcccGAGGAGTCCATAGTGCCGTATCCAGAATACCTCTCTTCCATTCTAAACTGCATCCTGCCATTGAGCCCTCTCCCTATGACATGAGCTTGACCACGAAAAGAAGAAGGAGAGCATTGATGGTCCCATAGACTCACCCTGAAGTTCTCAGGATCCACATGCAGCTTGTCACAGTGCAGCTCACTCAGCGCAGCAAACGTACCCTTGAGGTCGTCGAGATGCTTCAGGCCCTCACCAAAGGAGGCTAGCACCTTCTTGCCATGTTTCTTCACGTTAGGGTTTTTCATAACAGCATCAGCAGTGGACAGGTCCCCAAAGGACTCAAAGAACCTCTGAGTCCAGGGGTAGACAACCAGCAGCCTGAGGGGTGAAAACAGCAAAAGGACAGAGGGAGTCAGCACCTGTCAGAATCTCAGGGGCTTTTTCTGTCCCCACGTGCCCAGCTGCCATTCACTCTCCTTAAGCCTGCCTTGTAAGCTGGATACCTACCTGCCCAGGGCCTCACCACCAACTTCCTCCACGTTCACCTTGCCCCATAGGGCAGCGACGGCAGACTTCTCCTCACCAGTCAGATGCACCATGGTGTCTGTTCGTGTAGTTGCTAGTGAACACGGTTGTGTCAGAAGCAAGTGCAAGCAGCCGCTGGCCTCGCTCTTCCTTTTATGCCCagctctgcctcctgccctccctgcttCTGTGACCAGATTGGCCCAGCCTGGGGTGTGGTTCCACAGGGTGAGGCTTGAATGATGACAGCCATACGTCTCCTTGGCATTCCTGGCACTGACTCCAGACCTTCAGCCCTCTCTCTGGGTATCTCCAGGTCCCACTCATTCCAGCAATACAAATTGCTCCTAAAATCATCATCCTTGGCAAGTTTACTTGTACAATTTTTAGAATCACAATGTAGTAATCT contains:
- the LOC136127266 gene encoding hemoglobin subunit beta; this encodes MVHLTGEEKSAVAALWGKVNVEEVGGEALGRLLVVYPWTQRFFESFGDLSTADAVMKNPNVKKHGKKVLASFGEGLKHLDDLKGTFAALSELHCDKLHVDPENFRLLGNVLVVVLARHFGKEFTPELQSAYQKVVAGVATALAHKYH